The region AGAATATATGAAAATCTAGGCATTATAGTACCAGAAAGGGAAGAAAATAATTACAGGAATTATAGCGAAGATGATGTTTTAAAGTTGAGGCAGGTAATTGTTTTAAAGGAAATGGGTATACCACTTAAAAAGATTAAAACTTTACTCAATGAAGATCTAGATGGAGAAAATAAAATAGTACGTGCCTTGTGGGTTCAGCTAAGGGCTGTAGAAAATAGGATAAATGAATTAAAAAATATTAAAGCTGTCTTAGATGATAGCATTAATGATGCATTAAATAAAAATGAAATAAGTGATTATAGTGAGTATTTTAGCAAAATAGACAAATGTTTAAGTGAGAATATCAAGAAAAGGGATGAATGGCTTGATAAATGGAATTTTGATTCATGGGCAAAAAACTATGACGCTTCAGTTAAAAATGATTTGACTGGTGATTTGAAGCTATTTGAAAAATATGATTTCGTTCTTGAAAGTACAGCAAAAATAATATCTCAAAGTAATGCAGTGAATGTATTGGATATTGGATGCGGCACGGGAAATTTATACGGTAAACTTAATGGCAATTTAAATTTTCTAGGAATGGATCAAAGTATAGAGATGCTGATTCAGGCAAAGTATAAGTATCCTAATATAAAAGTGAGATTGGGAAATTTTTTGGATAAACCATTTGAAGAAAATAAGTTTGATGTGGTAGTTTCAACTTATGCATTTCACCATTTAACACCAGATGAAAAGCAAAAGGCGGTTAGAATTATGATGGAATATTTAAAGCCAGGTGGAAAAATTGTAATTGCAGATTTGATGTTTTTGAGTGAAGAAAAAAAGGCAGAGGAAAAAAAGATATTATTTAAAGGTAATAAGGAAGATTTATGGAATATAATTGAGGACGAATACTATACAGATATTGAAAAAATTAAAGATTATTCAGAAGATTTTGGATGCCAGGTTAAATATAAGCATATAGTTAACTTTACCTGGCTTGTTGAGATAATAAAAAGGAGATAAAATATGGACATAAGGAGTATAACAAATAAAAATAGACAGGAGGTAAATAACTTTATTGTTCAGCATTGGTTTACAACTGATATGGTTGTTAGAGGACAAATATTTGATATGACAGTACTGGATGGCTTAGTGATGTATGAAAATGAAAATATTATTGGACTAATTACATGCAGATTTGAGAATAGTGAGTGTGAAATTATGTCCCTTGATAGTTTGAAGGAGAATTGCGGAATTGGAACTGAACTTGTAAAAGAGGTAGTTAAAATAGCAAGTGAAAAGAAATGTACTAAAATAAAATTAGTTACCACAAATGATAATTTGAATGCAATGCGTTTTTATCAAAAAAGAGGCTTTGACATGACTCATCTATATTATAATGCTTTGGAGGCATCGAGAAAAATAAAGCCATCCATACCACAAAAAGGAGATTATGGCATACCTATAAAGCATGAAATTGAGTTTGAGATGAAACTTAACTTATAAATATTAAAAAGGTATTATATACATTATAGGAGGAAAATATTATTGGGGATATGTCAGATGAAGAGAAGAGAGCTGTTCTTAAGCTTTTAAAAAAGTGTCCGGTTAGGAAAACGTTGTCAAGTGAAATGGAATTTGAAATGAAATAATAAAAGTAGTATAGATTGAATTAATATATAAGGAGGGAAAAAATGTTTAAGAAGAGATATTTAAGTGCTTATATAACAGATGAAAAGGTTACTGTAGCAGAATTCAAGAAGATATTGGTGAATGAACCAACATCCAATATACTTAAAGAGCTTAATGAAAATGTTAAGTCTAATAAAAGTATTTACGATAAAAAAGGGCTTATAGGGTCAATACTAAACTATTGTGTGGATAAGATGAGGGTTAGTAGAACTGATAGTATAATCTTAATGCTAAATGCACCTGCAGAGTTTAGATATATATTTAGTGAAAACTCAAAGAGTGTAATTAATAGTATTGGAAAAGTGAATAACGTAAAGAAACTGTACAGAATTGAAAACCTTGTTTCAGCACAAATAGGAGCTATTAAATGGCCAGCTGATGATGTAAAGAAAAGATTCTTGGTTTACAGTGAGAATATGAAAACTTATGTTTATCTCATGTGGGCAGGAGGATTAGTTGAATTTACATGTATTAAAAAGAATTTTAATGAGATTAATAAAAATGATATTTTGGATGGGATAAAATCAGTATCTTCAAAGCTTACAGGAGATATACCAGATAGATTTAGAAAAAATCGTAATATAAATAAATTTAAAAGTTCATGGAGTGAACCTATTGATAGCAGCGTATATATCATTGCTCCAAATAAAATTAAGGATTTATTAGGAGAAACTATTGATAAATATAATTTCATCTATTTAGATTATAAGGATAATGTAGTTATTAAAGGATCAAATGAAATAATTAAATTCATAAAATGATTATTTGTAAAGTGGTGTTAGACTATGATAGTTAGTGTAAGTAGAAGAACTGATGTACCGCATTTTTATAGCGAATGGTTTTTTAATAGAGTAAAAGATGGTTTTGTTTATGTGATTAATCCATTCAATGTAAAACAAGTTAGTAAAGTAGAACTTACACCCAATAAGGTTGACTGCTTTGTTTTTTGGACTAAAGATGCAGAACCTATGCTTAAAAGGTTAAATGAATTGGAAAAATTTAATTATTACTTTCAGTTTACAATAACCTCATACAGAAGAGATGTTGAAAAGGGGGTAAGGAGAAAAAGTGAAATCCTTAAAACCTTTAAAAAACTATCAAGAACTATAGGTATGGAAAAGGTTATATGGAGGTATGATCCTATATTTTTAAATGATTTTTACACTAAAGAATATCATTATAAATGGTTTGAAAAGTTTTGCAGTGAGCTTTCGGGATATACTGAAAAATGTGTTATAAGTTTTTTAGATTGGTACAAAAAAACTGAAAGAAATACTGTTGAGCTAAATATAACTAAAATTAATGAAAAAACCATGTGTGAAATAGGTGAAAGACTTGCAACTATTGCAGCAAAGTATAATATTAAAATGCAAACATGTTCAGAAAGTATAGACTTATCTAAATACGGTATTGAAAAAGGTAAATGTATAG is a window of Clostridium pasteurianum DNA encoding:
- a CDS encoding MerR family transcriptional regulator, with product MNTKKVCDKLKVSPKALRIYENLGIIVPEREENNYRNYSEDDVLKLRQVIVLKEMGIPLKKIKTLLNEDLDGENKIVRALWVQLRAVENRINELKNIKAVLDDSINDALNKNEISDYSEYFSKIDKCLSENIKKRDEWLDKWNFDSWAKNYDASVKNDLTGDLKLFEKYDFVLESTAKIISQSNAVNVLDIGCGTGNLYGKLNGNLNFLGMDQSIEMLIQAKYKYPNIKVRLGNFLDKPFEENKFDVVVSTYAFHHLTPDEKQKAVRIMMEYLKPGGKIVIADLMFLSEEKKAEEKKILFKGNKEDLWNIIEDEYYTDIEKIKDYSEDFGCQVKYKHIVNFTWLVEIIKRR
- a CDS encoding GNAT family N-acetyltransferase, coding for MDIRSITNKNRQEVNNFIVQHWFTTDMVVRGQIFDMTVLDGLVMYENENIIGLITCRFENSECEIMSLDSLKENCGIGTELVKEVVKIASEKKCTKIKLVTTNDNLNAMRFYQKRGFDMTHLYYNALEASRKIKPSIPQKGDYGIPIKHEIEFEMKLNL
- a CDS encoding DUF1848 domain-containing protein; translation: MIVSVSRRTDVPHFYSEWFFNRVKDGFVYVINPFNVKQVSKVELTPNKVDCFVFWTKDAEPMLKRLNELEKFNYYFQFTITSYRRDVEKGVRRKSEILKTFKKLSRTIGMEKVIWRYDPIFLNDFYTKEYHYKWFEKFCSELSGYTEKCVISFLDWYKKTERNTVELNITKINEKTMCEIGERLATIAAKYNIKMQTCSESIDLSKYGIEKGKCIDDELISKIIKVPVSVKKDDTQRETCGCVKSVDIGQYNTCRHHCLYCYANFNHDLVEKNYLRHDLKSELLVGHIVGDEKITIRDMKSIKGTNEKQLKYNFDKENI